Part of the Plasmodium malariae genome assembly, chromosome: 9 genome is shown below.
ACAGtgcaattatttttattattattattttttttttttctttttgactaatttcatattttattatcttttgtAGATACGACTTACTTTATCATTATGTCATcatgtataattaatttttttttttataaaatgttaaCATAGCATTGTTTCTTAACAGTTTTAAATTCTCATTTTTGAAAAGTGTcaatctttattttatatataaaaaaaaaatttttaagctTAGAGTACAAAGTAGGGaagtaagaaaaaatatataaaataaggtTAATCATTTTGCTTTACATATACGTAagcccatatatatatataaacatacatacgtcCTTACATTCGTACATACCTACGtattttatgtacatgtatgcatatatgtatgaatatacCTTTGTCACATTACCTGTAACgagggaaaaaaatacaagGATTGTTcattacatgtatatttgaTTTTGCCAAATACATACTTATGTATACTTATGtaatgtacgtatatgtacatttatgtatatgtatgtatatatttacaaaattgaACGAGCGATATTACAAAAGAGTAGATATGTAATAGTAAACAACAGTTCGTAGAAgaaagtacatatataaaagagagtatttttaaagagaaatatttattaaaattgtatatatgtatgtttgtacgtatataagtatatttttatacatttttgagCCCTCTTTtctatgttttttaatttatattctctTGTTTAGTATTGCATGAATTGCTTTTTTCTCCGCGTAGCAATATACCATGTACTACGTATACGCATTATTTTTGTGCGCTTATGTTATCCacatatagtatatatatatatatatatatatatatatatatatatatatatatatatatacaaatacacaAATACACAAATACACAAATACACAAATACACAAATACACAAATACACAAATACACAATACACAAATACACAGATACACAAATACACAAATACACAAATACACAAATACACAAATAcacgtatacacatatacacatatacatacatacatacgtacgtacaaatattaacccatacatacatatatatatgtatacgtatacacCTACATACAcctacatacatacatatatatatgtgtgcatttatatacacatacatgcatatgtatgtacacatatatatatatatatataagaaaaaaaaaggcaaataATGTCAGCTAGCTCTATTAACaagagaatatatattccaaAATTTTACGCCGATGTTAACATTCATAAGCCTAAAGAATATTATGATTATGATAATTTAGAATTGCAATGGAATAAACCTAATAGatatgaaataatgaaaaagatagGAAGAGGAAAATATAGTGAAGTGTTTAATGGGTATGATACCGAATTTAATAGACCATGTGCAATAAAAGTATTGAAAcctgtaaaaaaaaaaaaaataaaaagagaaataaaaattttacaaaatttgcATGGAGGaccaaatataataaaattattggaCATAGTAAAAGATCCTGTAACCAAAACACCATCcttaatttttgaatatattaacaacATTGATTTTAAAACTCTATATCCTAAATTTACTGATAAAGATATACGTTATTATATCTATCAAATTTTGAAAGCACTTGATTATTGTCATAGTCAGGGAATTATGCATAGAGATGTTAAACCacataatattatgattGATCatgaaaataaacaaataagaTTAATAGACTGGGGACTAGCAGAATTTTATCATCCAGGTCAAGAGTATAATGTTCGCGTTGCTAGTAGGTATTATAAAGGACCTGAACTTTTAATAGATCTTCAGTTATATGATTATTCTTTAGACATATGGAGCCTTGGTTGCATGCTAGCTGGTATGATTTTTAAGAAAGAACCCTTTTTTTGTGGACATGATAATTATGACCAGCTTGTTAAAATTGCAAAGGTACTTGGTACAGATGATCTACATGCatatctaaaaaaatataatattaaacttAAACCACATTACCTGAACATATTAGGTGAATATGAAAGAAAACCATGGTCCCATTTTCTAACACAATCAAATATTGATATAGCAAAAGATGAAGTTATTGACCTAATTGacaaaatgttaatatatgatCATGCAAAGAGAATAGCCCCAAAGGAGGCCATGGAACATCCTTACTTTAGTGAAGTAAGGGAGGATTCATGAAAATTTTGTGCACCCTTTAGCTAGTTAGTGAACACATGTACAATTCACCCGCGTACACGTCAAACACAATTGTGTACTTGCATGTATAGCATAAACATGCACTCCTGTGGATATACTTGAAATTAGTCCCCCTTGCTCATTACATTTTTGtagattaatttttatatgaaattaaatttttttcatttacattcaatttgtgtattttttttttttttttt
Proteins encoded:
- the CK2alpha gene encoding casein kinase 2, alpha subunit, putative; the encoded protein is MSASSINKRIYIPKFYADVNIHKPKEYYDYDNLELQWNKPNRYEIMKKIGRGKYSEVFNGYDTEFNRPCAIKVLKPVKKKKIKREIKILQNLHGGPNIIKLLDIVKDPVTKTPSLIFEYINNIDFKTLYPKFTDKDIRYYIYQILKALDYCHSQGIMHRDVKPHNIMIDHENKQIRLIDWGLAEFYHPGQEYNVRVASRYYKGPELLIDLQLYDYSLDIWSLGCMLAGMIFKKEPFFCGHDNYDQLVKIAKVLGTDDLHAYLKKYNIKLKPHYLNILGEYERKPWSHFLTQSNIDIAKDEVIDLIDKMLIYDHAKRIAPKEAMEHPYFSEVREDS